The following coding sequences are from one Sulfurirhabdus autotrophica window:
- a CDS encoding phosphoglycolate phosphatase — protein MQDKFPIAVKAVVIDLDGTLLHTAPDLAEAATRMASELALPPIDLDTVKSYIGNGVSRLVKRVLVRDMTAEPDAELFSRALPIYEKHYMDVVSAQSRPYPGVVEGLQALKQAGYRMACITNKAEKFTVPLLKATGLFDYFEMILSGDSLPKKKPDPMPLLHACEHFGITPQELLLIGDSLNDTQAARAAKCHVFCVPYGYNRGRSVDELDLDAVVPTLLDAVKLIKKA, from the coding sequence ATGCAAGACAAGTTTCCCATTGCAGTAAAAGCAGTTGTCATTGATCTGGATGGTACCCTGCTGCACACGGCTCCCGATCTGGCCGAAGCAGCCACCCGCATGGCCAGTGAACTGGCATTGCCGCCAATTGATCTGGACACGGTTAAAAGCTATATTGGAAATGGCGTATCACGACTGGTAAAAAGAGTGTTGGTGCGTGATATGACAGCCGAACCGGATGCTGAACTATTCAGCCGCGCGCTGCCAATTTATGAGAAACACTACATGGATGTGGTCAGTGCCCAGAGTAGGCCTTACCCCGGTGTGGTGGAAGGGTTGCAAGCGCTGAAGCAGGCGGGCTATCGTATGGCATGTATTACCAACAAAGCAGAAAAATTCACGGTGCCGTTATTGAAAGCTACGGGGTTGTTCGATTATTTCGAGATGATACTTTCTGGTGACTCGTTGCCCAAGAAAAAACCGGATCCAATGCCGCTGTTACATGCCTGCGAACATTTCGGTATTACGCCGCAGGAGTTGCTTCTGATCGGTGATTCGCTCAATGATACTCAGGCTGCACGCGCCGCGAAGTGCCATGTGTTCTGCGTTCCTTACGGTTATAACCGTGGCCGTAGTGTGGATGAATTGGACCTGGATGCAGTTGTGCCAACGCTGCTGGATGCAGTCAAGCTCATTAAAAAGGCTTAA
- the mltA gene encoding murein transglycosylase A — MESQIKTASPLFAILILLFGISACTTVSKPMVAPPTITIPPVVTPPISIKPEPAAPTLQISDWKALPGWQDDNPATAWEAFLQSCNGLKNQAAWQQVCKSGQQIQHPDNQSLRRFFEQNFTPYLATNPDGTSQGMITGYYEPLLRGSRTRTAKYRFPLYGPPDDLLNIELADVYPELKGLRLRGRIQGNKVVPYYNRAEIESAQSPLKGTEFLWVDDPIDLFFLQIQGSGRVKLDNGESVRIGYANQNGFPYKSIGKVLVERGELPLEKASAQGIKDWTMKNPGKMSELLNNNASYVFFREMPNHQNGPTGSLGVPLTAGRSIAVDPRSIPLGAPVFLSTTWPNSTKPLSRLVMAQDTGGAIKGGVRADFFWGFGNEAGALAGRMKQQGQLWVLLPKGYPISAN; from the coding sequence ATGGAAAGCCAAATCAAAACCGCTTCACCCTTATTTGCCATCCTGATCCTGTTATTTGGCATCAGTGCCTGTACGACAGTTTCCAAACCGATGGTTGCCCCTCCGACTATCACCATTCCCCCAGTCGTAACTCCGCCGATTTCAATCAAACCTGAACCAGCTGCACCAACACTGCAAATAAGCGACTGGAAAGCTTTGCCTGGCTGGCAGGATGATAACCCGGCTACCGCCTGGGAGGCCTTTTTGCAAAGTTGTAACGGCCTGAAAAATCAGGCCGCATGGCAGCAAGTCTGTAAATCAGGGCAGCAAATTCAACACCCGGACAACCAATCCCTGAGACGTTTTTTTGAACAGAATTTCACCCCTTATCTGGCAACTAACCCAGATGGCACATCTCAAGGCATGATCACAGGCTATTACGAGCCTTTATTAAGGGGCAGCCGCACTCGCACTGCAAAATACCGCTTTCCGCTATATGGACCGCCGGACGATTTACTCAACATCGAACTGGCTGATGTTTATCCGGAACTGAAGGGCTTGCGGTTACGAGGCCGCATTCAAGGCAATAAAGTTGTGCCTTATTACAACCGTGCTGAAATTGAGAGCGCACAATCACCGCTGAAAGGAACAGAATTTTTATGGGTTGATGATCCTATCGACCTGTTCTTTTTACAAATTCAGGGTTCCGGCCGCGTGAAACTTGATAATGGCGAATCTGTGCGAATTGGATATGCCAACCAAAATGGCTTCCCCTATAAATCCATAGGCAAAGTGCTGGTTGAACGTGGCGAGCTGCCCCTTGAAAAAGCATCTGCACAAGGTATTAAAGACTGGACGATGAAAAATCCGGGGAAAATGTCCGAGTTATTAAACAACAATGCCAGTTATGTGTTTTTCCGGGAGATGCCGAATCATCAAAATGGCCCAACTGGATCCCTTGGCGTCCCCCTCACAGCCGGTCGCAGCATCGCCGTTGACCCCCGCTCCATTCCCTTGGGTGCACCGGTTTTCCTTTCCACCACCTGGCCTAACAGTACTAAGCCCCTTAGCCGTTTAGTGATGGCACAAGATACTGGTGGCGCGATCAAAGGTGGTGTCCGCGCTGATTTCTTCTGGGGTTTTGGTAATGAGGCGGGAGCACTTGCGGGCCGCATGAAGCAGCAGGGACAATTATGGGTATTATTGCCCAAGGGGTACCCGATTAGCGCTAATTAA
- the trpE gene encoding anthranilate synthase component I: MTEQKFIELARQGYNRIPLVKEMLSDLDTPLSVYLKLANQPFSYLLESVQGGERFGRYSFIGLPAKTRIRVHGHLVTVENNEGILEQQDVSDPLAFISDYMQRFKVSPRPGLPRFGGGLVGYFGYDTVRYIEPKLSKSSKPDTLHMPDILLLLSEELAVVDNLSGKLYLIVYADPFVPDAYLLAQQRLHELGRSLNQPVDAPLQRPVAPAQALSEFGEDAFKAAVERAKQYIFDGDIMQVVLSQRMSQPFNASPLSLYRALRSLNPSPYMFYYDMGGFHVVGASPEILVRQEGDEVTVRPIAGTRPRGITREEDEALAKDLLSDPKELAEHLMLMDLGRNDIGRVAQTGSVKVTENMNIEHYSHVMHIVSNVEAKLKAGLNNMDVLRATFPAGTVSGAAKVRAMEIIDELEPSKRGVYAGAVGYLGFNGDMDLAIAIRTAVIQDDTLYVQAGAGIVADSVPQSEWTETQNKARAVLRAAELVLAGLGETAHD, from the coding sequence ATGACTGAACAAAAATTTATCGAACTGGCTCGTCAGGGCTACAACCGGATTCCGCTGGTAAAAGAAATGTTGTCCGATCTGGACACGCCTTTATCGGTTTATCTTAAACTGGCGAATCAGCCTTTCTCCTACCTGCTGGAATCAGTGCAGGGTGGCGAACGTTTTGGCCGCTACTCGTTTATTGGACTGCCTGCTAAAACCCGTATCAGAGTCCATGGCCATCTGGTCACCGTAGAAAATAACGAAGGCATACTGGAACAGCAGGATGTTTCTGATCCGCTGGCCTTCATCAGCGACTACATGCAGCGCTTCAAAGTCTCACCCCGTCCCGGGTTGCCGCGGTTCGGGGGTGGGCTGGTAGGCTATTTTGGTTACGATACCGTGCGCTACATCGAGCCCAAACTATCCAAATCCAGCAAGCCCGATACGCTTCACATGCCGGATATCCTGCTGCTGCTGTCAGAAGAACTGGCAGTAGTGGATAATCTGTCCGGCAAGCTCTACCTGATCGTTTATGCAGACCCGTTTGTTCCTGATGCCTATTTGCTGGCTCAGCAACGCTTGCATGAATTAGGCAGAAGTCTGAATCAGCCGGTAGATGCCCCATTGCAAAGACCGGTTGCGCCAGCACAAGCGCTGTCCGAATTTGGTGAAGACGCTTTCAAGGCTGCTGTCGAACGTGCCAAACAATACATTTTTGACGGTGACATCATGCAGGTTGTGCTGTCGCAACGTATGAGCCAGCCATTTAATGCTTCACCCCTTTCCCTGTATCGCGCATTACGCAGTCTGAATCCTTCCCCTTATATGTTCTATTACGATATGGGTGGATTTCATGTGGTCGGCGCCTCACCGGAAATTCTGGTGCGCCAGGAAGGCGATGAAGTCACTGTTCGCCCCATTGCGGGTACCCGCCCTCGTGGTATTACCCGTGAAGAAGACGAAGCATTAGCCAAAGACCTGTTGTCTGATCCCAAAGAGCTGGCAGAACACCTTATGTTAATGGATCTGGGGCGTAACGACATTGGCCGCGTCGCGCAGACTGGCAGCGTCAAAGTCACGGAAAACATGAACATCGAGCACTATTCCCATGTAATGCACATTGTTTCCAACGTAGAGGCAAAACTGAAAGCAGGTCTCAATAATATGGACGTGCTGCGTGCCACATTCCCTGCCGGAACGGTATCCGGTGCAGCCAAAGTGCGCGCTATGGAAATCATTGACGAACTGGAACCCAGCAAACGGGGGGTTTACGCAGGTGCAGTAGGTTACCTGGGTTTTAACGGTGATATGGACTTAGCGATAGCTATTCGAACCGCCGTTATTCAGGATGATACTTTGTATGTGCAGGCCGGTGCCGGTATCGTGGCGGACTCTGTGCCGCAAAGTGAATGGACAGAAACCCAGAATAAAGCCCGCGCCGTGCTACGTGCCGCAGAACTGGTACTTGCCGGATTGGGAGAAACAGCACATGACTAA
- a CDS encoding class I SAM-dependent methyltransferase → MSLKFSYSLIAPFYDAAIAGASANIRKKNLLNLPQNGNLSILINGIGTGLDIPYLPHAHHYTGLDLTAAMLKRASARTGELRIDLVQGNSLTLPFSNESFDHAVLHLILAVVPDPLACLSETARVLKPGGSVLLLDKFLKPNQKAWFRRALTPLSAQIATRMDVVFEDVLAKVPQLKVISDEPVLAGGWFRAIHLIKT, encoded by the coding sequence ATGTCACTGAAATTCAGCTATTCTCTCATTGCCCCATTTTATGATGCCGCCATTGCCGGCGCATCAGCGAACATCCGTAAAAAAAACCTGCTAAACCTGCCTCAGAATGGCAACTTGTCCATCTTGATCAATGGCATTGGCACGGGACTGGATATTCCCTATTTGCCTCATGCGCACCACTACACCGGGCTGGATTTGACTGCCGCCATGCTGAAGCGGGCGAGCGCCAGAACTGGAGAATTGCGCATTGATTTAGTGCAAGGGAACAGTTTGACCCTACCCTTTTCAAATGAAAGCTTTGACCATGCAGTACTCCATTTGATTTTGGCGGTGGTACCTGACCCGCTGGCATGCCTGAGCGAAACCGCCCGGGTACTCAAGCCCGGAGGCAGCGTGCTGCTGCTGGATAAGTTTCTGAAGCCCAATCAAAAAGCCTGGTTTCGACGCGCACTTACCCCTTTATCTGCACAGATCGCTACGCGCATGGATGTGGTATTTGAAGATGTGCTGGCTAAAGTGCCACAACTTAAAGTTATTTCAGATGAACCCGTGCTTGCAGGGGGATGGTTTAGAGCCATTCACCTGATTAAAACCTAG
- a CDS encoding dienelactone hydrolase family protein has product MKTSLFALFFAFVCQNVLAGDTVTLKKISIQSGDIEVPAEIATPKGNGPFPPVLYIHAKRGYDEVDQRHITTLAEQGFLVLAPDWQSGRFIERWPSAHNPATEDDVEAALNTLQKLPDACKIPVGYVGYSRGGYYSIRLAAKRGKDIAAIANYAGHMQNPNAPEPEQLFSVAPEIAQITTPMLFLIGEQDYELRRMNGGRAFYALYERGVPVEMQYYPLARRAFDFRNDQSPEEKIATKHARERVKAWLLKYMKVDKNGKCS; this is encoded by the coding sequence ATGAAAACCAGCCTATTTGCTTTATTTTTTGCGTTCGTCTGCCAAAACGTATTGGCAGGCGACACGGTTACACTCAAAAAAATTTCCATCCAGTCCGGCGATATCGAAGTGCCTGCCGAGATTGCTACGCCAAAAGGTAACGGCCCCTTTCCGCCGGTATTATACATCCATGCCAAGCGAGGGTATGACGAAGTCGATCAGCGGCACATCACTACACTGGCAGAGCAGGGATTTCTGGTCTTGGCTCCCGATTGGCAGAGCGGCCGATTTATCGAGCGCTGGCCTTCTGCCCACAACCCTGCAACAGAAGACGATGTGGAAGCTGCACTAAACACCCTCCAAAAATTGCCGGATGCCTGCAAAATTCCTGTGGGCTATGTTGGCTACTCCCGTGGCGGCTATTATTCTATACGGCTTGCAGCAAAACGCGGCAAAGATATCGCTGCAATCGCCAACTACGCTGGCCATATGCAAAACCCCAACGCGCCAGAACCGGAACAACTTTTTAGTGTAGCGCCGGAGATTGCACAGATCACCACCCCCATGCTGTTTTTAATCGGTGAACAGGATTATGAATTGCGCCGCATGAATGGCGGGCGTGCTTTTTATGCACTATACGAACGTGGGGTGCCTGTAGAAATGCAATATTACCCTTTAGCACGTCGCGCTTTTGATTTCCGTAACGATCAAAGTCCGGAAGAAAAAATTGCGACCAAGCATGCGCGGGAGCGGGTTAAAGCGTGGCTTCTGAAATATATGAAAGTGGATAAGAACGGGAAATGTAGCTGA
- the rpe gene encoding ribulose-phosphate 3-epimerase, with protein MSKFKIAPSILSANFAKLGQEITDVLASGADIIHFDVMDNHYVPNLTIGPLVCEAIRPLTDAMIDVHLMVKPVDRIIPDFAKAGANMITFHPEASEHIDRTIGLIKECGCKAGMVFNPGTPLNYLDHVLEKLDMVLIMSVNPGFGGQSFIPEALNKLRTVRKMIDATGKDIWLEVDGGVKVNNIAEIARAGADTFVAGSAVYGAGKDSDPHRYETVIAAMRAELAKA; from the coding sequence ATGTCCAAGTTTAAAATTGCGCCAAGCATATTATCTGCAAACTTCGCCAAACTGGGCCAGGAAATTACTGATGTACTCGCCTCAGGTGCAGACATCATCCATTTTGATGTGATGGACAACCATTACGTCCCTAATTTGACTATTGGTCCACTGGTATGCGAAGCAATTCGCCCACTGACCGATGCCATGATCGATGTGCATTTAATGGTCAAGCCGGTAGATCGTATCATCCCGGATTTTGCCAAGGCTGGCGCCAACATGATCACTTTCCACCCTGAAGCTTCCGAACATATTGATCGCACCATTGGTTTGATCAAAGAATGTGGTTGCAAGGCCGGCATGGTATTTAATCCAGGCACGCCACTGAACTATCTGGACCACGTTCTGGAAAAACTGGACATGGTACTGATCATGTCAGTGAACCCAGGGTTTGGTGGTCAGTCATTCATCCCTGAAGCGCTGAACAAATTGCGTACAGTCCGGAAAATGATCGATGCAACCGGCAAAGATATCTGGCTGGAAGTGGACGGTGGCGTAAAGGTTAACAACATTGCCGAAATCGCCCGTGCAGGTGCTGATACCTTTGTTGCCGGTTCAGCTGTTTACGGCGCAGGGAAAGACAGTGACCCGCATCGTTACGAAACAGTCATTGCTGCTATGCGCGCTGAACTGGCAAAAGCCTAA
- a CDS encoding indole-3-glycerol phosphate synthase TrpC, which translates to MSDILNKILSVKAQEVASAQAAKPLHAIKAEAQAQTAPRDFVAAIRNKIQAGKSAVITEIKKASPSKGLLRENFNPAEIAQSYAEHGAACLSVLTDEQFFQGNTEYLKQARAACNLPVLRKDFMIDPYQVYEARAMGADAILIIVSAFQTPSPLMGEGRGEGAATFNLTAMQELEQLAHKLSMAVLVEVHDGLELDAALKLTTPLIGINNRNLRTFETHLETTIELLSRIPSDRIVVTESGIHKPEDVALMRNHNVHSFLVGEVFMRAADPGQELARLFG; encoded by the coding sequence ATGTCCGATATCCTAAATAAAATCCTCTCCGTCAAAGCACAGGAAGTAGCCTCCGCACAAGCTGCCAAACCCTTACACGCAATCAAAGCTGAAGCTCAGGCACAAACTGCCCCAAGAGATTTTGTAGCCGCAATCCGCAACAAAATTCAGGCCGGCAAGTCAGCCGTTATCACCGAAATCAAAAAAGCCAGCCCCAGTAAAGGCTTGCTACGCGAAAATTTCAATCCCGCAGAAATAGCGCAAAGTTACGCCGAGCACGGTGCAGCTTGCCTGTCCGTCTTAACAGACGAACAATTTTTTCAGGGGAATACGGAATATCTCAAACAAGCACGCGCAGCCTGTAACCTGCCGGTATTACGCAAAGATTTTATGATAGACCCCTATCAAGTCTACGAAGCCCGCGCCATGGGAGCCGATGCCATATTGATCATAGTCTCCGCCTTTCAAACCCCCTCTCCCTTGATGGGAGAGGGCAGGGGAGAGGGGGCAGCAACCTTCAATCTCACCGCTATGCAAGAACTGGAGCAACTAGCTCACAAACTCAGCATGGCCGTGCTGGTAGAAGTGCATGATGGGCTTGAACTGGATGCCGCGCTGAAACTCACTACCCCACTTATCGGCATCAACAACCGCAATCTGCGCACGTTTGAAACCCACCTCGAAACGACTATCGAATTATTGTCCAGAATCCCTTCTGACCGCATTGTTGTCACCGAAAGCGGCATTCATAAACCAGAAGACGTCGCGCTCATGCGCAATCATAACGTCCATTCCTTCCTCGTCGGTGAAGTATTCATGCGCGCCGCTGATCCAGGTCAGGAGCTAGCGAGGTTGTTTGGCTAA
- a CDS encoding energy transducer TonB, whose translation MSAFAFNKISRETIQRIALALVLSLVVHLGIIYGIKVKPGGANMPRQVVIEARLEGVKPHAKPAPVLLKEVVEIKKEAVVKEKPMPTVEPLKQAKTEPEPQPAIAPPQKLSSDASEQKQSDSMLSEQKSGLPALDIPLMEDPTFYPAKQLDEQPKPLQSISPEYPEDASAANIEGEVTLLILIDERGVVKDVSVVDAIPEGYFEESAIAAFRNARFAPAKREGREVKSRFMVRVRYEAPIPDRKILRIPSKPVN comes from the coding sequence ATGAGTGCTTTTGCTTTCAACAAAATCAGTCGGGAAACTATCCAGCGAATTGCGCTGGCATTAGTGCTTTCTCTTGTTGTTCATCTGGGTATTATTTATGGCATAAAGGTCAAACCAGGCGGTGCAAATATGCCCAGACAAGTAGTGATTGAAGCGCGTCTGGAAGGGGTAAAACCTCATGCTAAGCCCGCCCCTGTGCTGTTAAAAGAAGTAGTGGAAATAAAAAAAGAAGCGGTTGTCAAAGAAAAACCAATGCCAACTGTAGAGCCGCTCAAACAGGCTAAAACCGAGCCAGAGCCGCAACCTGCCATTGCACCACCCCAAAAACTGTCTTCGGATGCGTCAGAGCAAAAACAAAGCGACAGTATGCTGAGTGAGCAAAAGTCTGGTCTGCCTGCGCTGGATATTCCTTTAATGGAAGACCCTACTTTCTATCCTGCAAAACAGCTGGATGAACAACCCAAGCCTTTGCAGTCGATCAGCCCTGAATATCCTGAAGATGCCAGCGCTGCCAATATTGAAGGTGAAGTCACATTGCTTATTTTGATTGATGAGCGGGGTGTGGTGAAAGATGTTTCCGTGGTGGATGCTATTCCGGAAGGTTATTTTGAAGAGTCTGCGATAGCCGCTTTCCGCAATGCGCGCTTTGCCCCTGCCAAACGGGAAGGCAGGGAGGTGAAAAGCCGTTTTATGGTGCGAGTGCGGTACGAAGCGCCAATTCCAGACAGAAAAATTCTTCGTATCCCATCGAAACCTGTAAATTAA
- a CDS encoding anthranilate synthase component II → MLLMIDNYDSFTYNLVQYFGELNQEVVVYRNDEIDLDQVAALNPTHIVISPGPCTPNEAGISVPLIKQFAGKTPILGVCLGHQSIGQAFGGKIVHAKQLMHGKTSQVYHKDRGVFKGLANPFNATRYHSLVIERESLPDCLEITAWTEDQEIMGVRHKTLAVEGVQFHPESILTEYGHEMLANFLRAST, encoded by the coding sequence ATGCTGTTAATGATCGACAATTATGACTCCTTCACCTATAACCTTGTCCAGTATTTTGGAGAGTTAAATCAGGAAGTGGTGGTTTATCGTAATGATGAAATAGACCTGGATCAGGTGGCAGCGCTCAATCCTACCCATATCGTGATTTCCCCCGGGCCCTGCACCCCTAACGAAGCCGGTATATCCGTCCCGTTAATAAAGCAGTTTGCAGGTAAAACACCCATTTTAGGTGTTTGTTTAGGGCATCAGAGTATCGGTCAGGCTTTCGGCGGCAAGATCGTTCACGCCAAACAGCTCATGCATGGCAAAACTTCACAGGTTTACCATAAAGATAGAGGTGTTTTTAAAGGCCTGGCAAATCCGTTCAATGCCACACGCTATCACTCATTGGTCATTGAGCGTGAAAGTTTGCCGGATTGTCTGGAAATCACTGCCTGGACAGAAGATCAGGAAATTATGGGCGTGCGCCATAAAACCCTTGCAGTAGAAGGTGTGCAGTTTCACCCGGAATCCATACTCACGGAATATGGACACGAAATGCTGGCCAATTTTCTACGCGCGAGCACGTGA
- the trpD gene encoding anthranilate phosphoribosyltransferase codes for MDAKAAITALIEKRDLTREEMLAVMQQIMGGEMTPVQIAGILIGLRCKGETITELAAAAHVMRELATKVPLQDLEHVVDTCGTGGDGAHTFNISTASALVAAAAGAKVAKHGGRSVSSTCGSADVLEVLGVNVNVTPDQVALSVKEIGVGFMFAPNHHSAMKHAAPVRRELGVRTLFNLLGPMTNPAGAKNQVMGVFSKDLVGKLAHVLKELGSRHVMVVHAADGLDEISLAGDTYVAELKDGNVNEYVLNPSQFGLAASSSDSLVVHNLEEAQAMLMTVLENHPGPARDIVALNAGAAIYTSGLAETLVEGIEKAKTVLESGAAKAKLQQLIAFSNQFKVQ; via the coding sequence ATGGACGCTAAAGCCGCAATTACAGCCTTAATAGAAAAACGCGATCTCACTCGTGAAGAAATGCTCGCAGTCATGCAGCAAATCATGGGGGGCGAAATGACCCCGGTACAAATTGCCGGCATACTGATCGGCTTGCGCTGCAAAGGCGAAACTATCACCGAGCTTGCCGCCGCCGCCCATGTCATGCGCGAGCTGGCCACCAAAGTACCCTTGCAAGATCTGGAGCATGTCGTTGACACCTGCGGTACCGGTGGCGATGGGGCTCATACCTTTAATATCTCCACAGCCAGCGCATTGGTGGCTGCCGCAGCGGGTGCCAAAGTCGCCAAGCATGGTGGTCGCTCCGTATCCAGTACCTGCGGCAGTGCCGATGTGCTGGAAGTGTTGGGCGTCAATGTAAACGTCACGCCGGATCAGGTAGCGCTATCAGTAAAAGAAATCGGTGTTGGTTTCATGTTTGCCCCCAACCACCACAGCGCTATGAAACATGCCGCCCCTGTTCGTCGGGAACTAGGTGTGCGTACCCTCTTTAATTTGCTGGGCCCAATGACCAACCCCGCCGGTGCAAAAAATCAGGTGATGGGCGTATTCAGTAAAGACCTGGTCGGAAAACTGGCTCATGTGTTGAAAGAGTTGGGCAGCCGACACGTTATGGTAGTCCACGCCGCTGATGGCCTCGATGAAATTTCCCTTGCGGGTGATACTTACGTAGCAGAACTAAAAGATGGCAACGTAAATGAATATGTTTTGAATCCCTCCCAATTTGGCTTGGCAGCCAGCAGCTCTGATTCGCTGGTAGTACATAATCTGGAAGAAGCCCAAGCCATGTTAATGACGGTACTGGAAAATCACCCCGGCCCAGCGCGGGATATCGTTGCCCTCAATGCGGGTGCAGCGATATACACATCCGGTTTGGCTGAAACGTTGGTTGAAGGCATTGAAAAAGCAAAAACAGTATTGGAAAGTGGCGCGGCCAAAGCGAAGCTGCAACAACTGATAGCATTTTCAAATCAGTTTAAAGTGCAATGA
- the apaG gene encoding Co2+/Mg2+ efflux protein ApaG, translating into MADSKKYEITVTPKTVFIPEQSDEDNDRYVFAYTMTITNTGNMAAQLISRHWLITDAENQVQEVRGLGVIGEQPLLKPGESFEYSSGTAIATPVGTMRGSYQMVAEDGIKFDATVPEFTLSMPRVLH; encoded by the coding sequence ATGGCTGATAGCAAAAAATACGAAATTACCGTGACACCCAAAACCGTTTTCATTCCCGAGCAATCGGATGAAGATAACGACCGTTATGTGTTCGCCTATACCATGACCATTACCAATACAGGTAACATGGCTGCGCAACTGATCAGCCGACACTGGTTAATTACAGATGCCGAAAATCAGGTTCAGGAAGTGCGCGGACTGGGTGTGATTGGAGAGCAACCGTTACTCAAACCGGGCGAGAGTTTTGAATATTCCAGTGGCACGGCCATTGCCACCCCTGTTGGCACCATGCGCGGAAGTTATCAGATGGTCGCTGAAGACGGTATTAAATTTGATGCAACCGTGCCTGAATTTACCCTGAGTATGCCGCGAGTACTGCACTAA
- a CDS encoding endonuclease domain-containing protein produces the protein MNSLSLDGREQGRGYVSAKLFNRHSQTAKKNTTEAEKKLWQHLRAKQLYGYKFKRQQPIGDFVVDFVCFEKKLVAELDGGQHADEVHVIKDAARTDWLQSQGFVVLRFWNHDVLQNMDGVWDVITQHLMPES, from the coding sequence GTGAACTCACTCTCCCTTGATGGAAGGGAGCAGGGGAGAGGGTACGTAAGTGCCAAACTATTTAACCGGCATAGCCAAACAGCTAAGAAAAACACCACCGAAGCTGAAAAGAAACTATGGCAGCACCTACGGGCAAAACAGTTGTATGGATACAAGTTCAAGCGGCAGCAGCCCATAGGTGATTTTGTAGTAGATTTTGTCTGCTTCGAGAAAAAGCTGGTGGCAGAACTGGATGGCGGCCAACATGCCGATGAAGTGCATGTAATAAAAGATGCAGCAAGGACAGATTGGCTTCAATCGCAAGGATTTGTAGTGTTAAGATTCTGGAACCATGATGTGTTGCAAAATATGGATGGTGTTTGGGATGTCATTACCCAGCATTTAATGCCCGAAAGTTAA
- a CDS encoding GxxExxY protein — MNRGGAEAQSENQIIEAIIGCAIEVHRTLGPGLLESAYEECLCYELSSQGLYFRRQVALPVSYKNIKLDCGYMLDLVVNERIIIELKTVEKLAPIHEAQLLTYLKLYPCTVGLLINFNVPILKLGIKRLVNQFQETSAPPRLCG, encoded by the coding sequence ATGAACCGCGGAGGCGCAGAGGCGCAGAGTGAAAACCAAATTATCGAGGCGATCATTGGTTGCGCAATTGAAGTGCACCGCACGTTAGGCCCCGGACTGTTGGAATCTGCCTATGAAGAATGCTTGTGCTATGAACTGTCATCTCAGGGACTCTATTTTCGCAGGCAAGTAGCGTTGCCAGTCAGCTACAAGAATATAAAATTGGATTGTGGTTATATGCTGGACTTGGTTGTTAATGAAAGAATAATCATTGAACTTAAAACAGTCGAAAAATTAGCCCCGATTCACGAAGCGCAACTGCTAACCTATCTCAAACTGTACCCTTGCACCGTAGGGCTGTTAATTAATTTCAACGTACCCATACTTAAATTAGGCATCAAGCGATTGGTTAATCAGTTTCAAGAAACCTCTGCGCCTCCGCGCCTCTGCGGTTAA